In one window of Scylla paramamosain isolate STU-SP2022 chromosome 38, ASM3559412v1, whole genome shotgun sequence DNA:
- the LOC135091696 gene encoding large ribosomal subunit protein uL13-like, with amino-acid sequence MPGFSAKPILIDGAGHLLGRLAAIVAKTTLAGQRVVVVRCEKINISGSFYRNKLKYLSFLRKRCNVNPKRGPFHFRAPAKIFQRCVRGMLPYKTKRGEEALKRLKSFEGVPPPYDKSARKVVPDALRIMRLKPGRKYCFLGRLSHEVGWKYKSVVATLETRRKLKQAVLHKKRLTDKKLRRQALNKVSKRVELYTKVMVSYGVGSQ; translated from the exons ATGCCTGGCTTCAGTGCAAAG CCAATATTGATAGATGGCGCCGGGCACCTGCTGGGGCGCCTGGCCGCCATTGTTGCCAAGACTACGTTAGCAGGCCAGCGTGTGGTAGTGGTCAG ATGTGAGAAAATCAACATCTCTGGCTCCTTCTACCGCAACAAGCTGAAGTACCTGTCCTTCTTGCGCAAGCGTTGCAATGTCAACCCCAAGCGAGGCCCATTCCATTTCCGTGCCCCAGCCAAGATCTTCCAGCGGTGTGTCAGGG GAATGCTGCCTTACAAGACCAAGCGTGGTGAGGAGGCTCTCAAGCGCCTGAAGAGTTTTGAGGGTGTGCCTCCTCCCTACGACAAGTCTGCAAGGAAGGTGGTGCCGGATGCCCTGAGGATCATGCGCCTCAAACCTGGCCGTAAG TACTGCTTCCTTGGCCGCCTGTCCCATGAGGTGGGCTGGAAGTACAAGAGTGTGGTGGCCACTCTTGAGACCCGCAGGAAGCTCAAGCAAGCTGTACTTCACAAGAAGAGGTTAACAGATAAG AAATTGAGGAGGCAGGCTCTTAATAAGGTGTCCAAGAGAGTGGAGCTGTACACCAAGGTCATGGTCTCCTATGGTGTTGGAAGTCAATAA